From a region of the Cucumis sativus cultivar 9930 chromosome 6, Cucumber_9930_V3, whole genome shotgun sequence genome:
- the LOC101220618 gene encoding transcription factor bHLH147: MASSVLSNSDRARESSSRKQKKKKSHGNRDHHQNQNHHIKWKSQAQQEIYSSKLVRALNQVRLGPSNEAPPRRGRAVREAADRVLAVAAKGRTRWSRAILTNRLKLKFRKAPKRQRSTSTAGNNRSKKPRVSVLRLRGKSLPAVQRKVRVLGRLVPGCRKEPLPVILEEATDYIAALEMQVRAMSALAELLSASTSAAGSSSSPPS, from the coding sequence ATGGCGTCATCTGTTCTTTCGAACTCCGATCGTGCACGGGAGTCTTCTTCGAggaagcaaaagaagaagaaaagccaTGGCAATAGAGATCATCATCAAAACCAGAATCATCATATTAAATGGAAATCTCAAGCTCAACAGGAAATTTACTCATCTAAGCTAGTACGAGCATTGAATCAAGTCAGACTCGGTCCTTCAAACGAGGCGCCGCCACGCCGCGGCAGAGCTGTACGTGAAGCCGCCGATAGAGTCCTTGCCGTTGCCGCCAAGGGGAGAACTAGATGGAGTCGAGCCATATTAACGAACAGGTTGAAGCTCAAGTTCAGGAAGGCGCCAAAGAGACAGAGATCAACATCCACCGCTGGAAACAACCGCTCAAAGAAACCTAGAGTCAGCGTATTGCGGTTGAGAGGGAAATCCTTGCCGGCAGTACAAAGGAAAGTTAGGGTCCTTGGTCGGCTGGTTCCCGGTTGCCGGAAAGAACCATTGCCGGTTATTCTGGAAGAAGCTACCGATTACATAGCTGCACTTGAAATGCAAGTTCGAGCCATGAGTGCCCTTGCTGAGTTGCTCTCGGCTTCAACTTCTGCTGCAGGCTCTAGTTCATCTCCTCCAAGCTGA